Proteins found in one Anabas testudineus chromosome 1, fAnaTes1.2, whole genome shotgun sequence genomic segment:
- the LOC113162527 gene encoding suppressor of cytokine signaling 1-like — MCRMVRDNLQRTVVQSQKQNHAAETQSQSQPAGQPAESQEPTERQLDLLHWHKLNFKEEPETWQQPLTGAEADCLPTHLRPFTSEAEYKLVKNTYQQLQHSGYYWGPMMMEEAHEILTRATLGTFLIRDSGQPDVFFTLSYQSDDGPTSVRVHLNNLLFSLHGSQRTFTSLFDLLTYYTGSSCKLTVPYRKQRPERLKQMCRRALVRTGGAETISSLPRLSTQIKDYVHAYPYSI; from the exons ATGTGTAGGATGGTCAGAGACAACCTTCAAAGAACAGTAGTACAGAGCCAAAAACAGAACCACGCAGCTGAAACACAGAGCCAAAGTCAACCCGCTGGACAACCTGCAGAGAGCCAAGAGCCGACCGAGAGGCAGCTAGACTTACTGCACTGGCACAAACTCAACTTCAAGGAAGAACCTGAAACTTGGCAGCAG CCATTGACTGGAGCTGAAGCCGACTGCTTACCCACACACCTCCGTCCATTCACGAGCGAGGCTGAGTATAAACTGGTGAAAAACACCTACCAGCAGCTCCAACACAGCGGTTACTACTGGGGCCcaatgatgatggaggaggcTCACGAAATACTCACACGTGCGACACTGGGCACTTTCCTCATCAG aGACAGCGGTCAgccagatgttttctttactctgAGTTACCAAAGTGACGACGGCCCAACTAGTGTTCGTGTTCATTTGAACAACCTGCTCTTCAGCCTGCATGGCAGCCAAAGGacttttacttcactttttGACCTGCTCACTTATTACACCGGCTCGTCCTGTAAGCTGACGGTGCCCTATCGCAAGCAGCGTCCAGAGCGGCTGAAGCAGATGTGCAGGAGGGCTCTTGTACGCACCGGTGGAGCCGAAACTATAAGCTCCTTACCTAGACTCAGCACTCAAATCAAAGACTATGTTCACGCGTACCCTTACAGCATATAG